The following proteins come from a genomic window of Trifolium pratense cultivar HEN17-A07 linkage group LG4, ARS_RC_1.1, whole genome shotgun sequence:
- the LOC123921895 gene encoding two-component response regulator-like APRR3 isoform X1 produces MNNNVGKKSLVEQNHVLIDRKSLNNRVVKEGPGSESSTENDTRFSKVTKDENNGLKGSVQIHERLQISQQPLPRNPVTYWEKFLPVTSIKVLLADDDDSTRNVVCALLRNCGYEVTAVSNGLQAWQTLEDPENRIDLVLTEVSMPCVSGISLLCKIMSHVSLKNIPVIMMSSHDSMGIVFKCLSKGAADFLVKPIRRNELKNIWQHVWRRCHSSSDSGSESGTNTRKFAKSRSICAYDNNSGSNDENDYGSRGLSTRDGSDKGSGTQSSWTTNLAQSHDTPDSTCAQVVYTKPENSSSVQIHATEKECHEPIDHPDEIAMGKDLAMGISLNMQEGHPLKKLSNNPMHKGVNKMSDIDGMQLIKGQSNVCDKVQPEDDSDKTRMQENQTMNVGVTDSSSPQAESRGLNTSNGFSGFAKTKASCCFEQHPSLDLTLKRMGEVKDAELVTGDESNVLRHSDLSAFSKYNTTSAYQAQTGNVGSCSPLDNSSVAPNTETIQNFTSHSNATPPNQQSNGSNNISDLAYTNIYLSTKHENFDMKPESARGIGSFIYSEHQTVQNNSISASQKKTSSQEECAGIIKGQVGGSEPGFQVEHTHHQLQHCNRIAHKAAEDLQSVHDLLHKSTAKFAQQCMSSNVFGGPEEGNAAANYGLDGSAAESDHGSNGQGGSNTLTVRMTNVENGDAGAGSFGVGGIDKINIGSVSYEERIALREAALTKFRLKRKERCFEKKVRYHSRKKLADQRPRIRGQFVKQIVSDTKEEENKESEDLVSMDNSSDVPQQYQSKS; encoded by the exons ATGAACAATAATGTTGGGAAAAAGAGTTTGGTAGAACAAAATCATGTGCTTATTGACAGAAAGAGTTTAAATAATAGAGTAGTTAAGGAAGGGCCAGGCTCTGAATCATCAACTGAAAATGACACAAGATTTAGTAAGGTAACGAAAGATGAAAACAATGGGTTGAAGGGATCAGTTCAAATCCATGAGAGGTTGCAGATTTCACAACAACCACTACCTCGAAATCCAGTTACATACTGGGAAAAATTTCTCCCTGTTACATCAATAAAAGTTCTGCTGGCCGACGATGATGATTCAACACGCAATGTTGTGTGTGCGTTGTTAAGGAATTGTGGTTATGAAG TCACTGCTGTTTCCAATGGTCTCCAAGCGTGGCAAACTCTAGAAGATCCAGAAAATCGCATTGATCTTGTTCTAACAGAGGTATCTATGCCTTGTGTGTCTGGCATAAGTCTTTTGTGCAAGATCATGAGCCACGTATCTCTGAAGAATATTCCTGTGATTA TGATGTCTTCTCACGATTCTATGGGTATAGTCTTTAAGTGCTTGTCAAAAGGTGCAGCTGATTTTTTAGTGAAACCTATCCGGAGGAATGAACTTAAAAACATCTGGCAACATGTTTGGAGAAGATGCCATAGT TCTAGTGATAGTGGGAGTGAAAGTGGGACAAACACCCGgaaatttgcaaagtcaagAAGCATTTGTGCATATGACAACAATAGTGGTAGCAATGATGAGAATGATTATGGAAGCAGAGGCTTGAGTACTCGAGATGGAAGTGACAAAGGAAGCGGAACTCAG AGTTCATGGACTACAAATCTAGCTCAATCTCATGATACTCCTGATAGCACGTGTGCCCAAGTGGTGTACACAAAGCCTGAAAACAGTAGCAGTGTGCAGATCCATGCCACAGAAAAAGAGTGCCATGAACCAATTGATCATCCTG ATGAGATTGCAATGGGTAAAGATTTAGCAATGGGAATATCTTTGAACATGCAAGAAGGCCATCCACTTAAGAAACTGTCTAACAATCCAATGCATAAAGGGGTTAATAAGATGTCTGATATCGATGGTATGCAGCTCATTAAAGGACAGAGTAATGTCTGTGACAAAGTACAACCGGAGGATGACAGTGATAAAACCAGGATGCAGGAAAATCAAACTATGAATGTTGGTGTTACTGATAGCAGCAGTCCACAGGCTGAAAGCAGAGGTTTGAACACTTCAAACGGTTTTTCTGGTTTTGCCAAAACAAAAGCAAGTTGTTGCTTCGAACAGCATCCATCGCTTGACCTAACATTAAAAAGGATGGGAGAAGTAAAAGATGCTGAACTTGTCACAGGTGATGAAAGTAATGTTTTAAGACATTCAGATCTGTCAGCATTCTCCAA ATATAATACAACTTCTGCTTACCAG GCTCAAACTGGAAATGTAGGAAGCTGTTCCCCGCTAGACAATAGCTCAGTTGCACCTAATACAGAGACAATACAGAACTTCACATCTCATTCAAATGCCACTCCTCCAAATCAACAGTCTAATGGGAGCAACAACATCAGTGACCTGGCTTACACTAATATATATCTTAGCACCAAACATGAAAATTTTGACATGAAACCCGAGTCTGCCAGAGGGATTGGCTCTTTTATTTATTCTGAACACCAAACCGTGCAAAATAACAGTATCTCTGCATCTCAGAAGAAGACTTCTTCCCAGGAAGAATGTGCCGGAATCATTAAAGGACAGGTAGGAGGCTCTGAACCAGGATTCCAAGTTGAGCACACTCACCATCAACTTCAACATTGTAATCGCATCGCTCACAAGGCTGCAGAAGATCTCCAATCAGTTCATGATCTCTTACATAAAAGCACGGCCAAATTTGCTCAGCAATGTATGTCATCAAATGTGTTTGGAGGGCCAGAAGAAGGTAATGCTGCTGCAAACTATGGCTTGGATGGAAGTGCAGCTGAGAGTGATCATGGGAGCAATGGACAGGGTGGAAGCAACACTTTGACTGTCAGAATGACAAATGTGGAAAATGGTGATGCAGGAGCTGGGAGCTTTGGAGTTGGTGGCATTGATAAAATAAACATTGGAAGTGTGTCATATGAAGAACGAATTGCATTGAGAGAGGCTGCCTTGACAAAATTTCGactaaagagaaaagaaagatgCTTTGAGAAGAAG GTTAGATATCACAGCAGGAAAAAATTGGCAGACCAGCGGCCACGTATTAGGGGACAATTTGTCAAACAAATAGT GTCTGACactaaagaagaagaaaataaagaaagcGAGGACCTTGTATCTATGGATAATTCTAGTGATGTTCCACAGCAATACCAATCAAAATCATGA
- the LOC123921895 gene encoding two-component response regulator-like APRR3 isoform X2: MNNNVGKKSLVEQNHVLIDRKSLNNRVVKEGPGSESSTENDTRFSKVTKDENNGLKGSVQIHERLQISQQPLPRNPVTYWEKFLPVTSIKVLLADDDDSTRNVVCALLRNCGYEVTAVSNGLQAWQTLEDPENRIDLVLTEVSMPCVSGISLLCKIMSHVSLKNIPVIMMSSHDSMGIVFKCLSKGAADFLVKPIRRNELKNIWQHVWRRCHSSSDSGSESGTNTRKFAKSRSICAYDNNSGSNDENDYGSRGLSTRDGSDKGSGTQSSWTTNLAQSHDTPDSTCAQVVYTKPENSSSVQIHATEKECHEPIDHPDEIAMGKDLAMGISLNMQEGHPLKKLSNNPMHKGVNKMSDIDGMQLIKGQSNVCDKVQPEDDSDKTRMQENQTMNVGVTDSSSPQAESRGLNTSNGFSGFAKTKASCCFEQHPSLDLTLKRMGEVKDAELVTGDESNVLRHSDLSAFSKYNTTSAYQAQTGNVGSCSPLDNSSVAPNTETIQNFTSHSNATPPNQQSNGSNNISDLAYTNIYLSTKHENFDMKPESARGIGSFIYSEHQTVQNNSISASQKKTSSQEECAGIIKGQVGGSEPGFQVEHTHHQLQHCNRIAHKAAEDLQSVHDLLHKSTAKFAQQCMSSNVFGGPEEGNAAANYGLDGSAAESDHGSNGQGGSNTLTVRMTNVENGDAGAGSFGVGGIDKINIGSVSYEERIALREAALTKFRLKRKERCFEKKV; this comes from the exons ATGAACAATAATGTTGGGAAAAAGAGTTTGGTAGAACAAAATCATGTGCTTATTGACAGAAAGAGTTTAAATAATAGAGTAGTTAAGGAAGGGCCAGGCTCTGAATCATCAACTGAAAATGACACAAGATTTAGTAAGGTAACGAAAGATGAAAACAATGGGTTGAAGGGATCAGTTCAAATCCATGAGAGGTTGCAGATTTCACAACAACCACTACCTCGAAATCCAGTTACATACTGGGAAAAATTTCTCCCTGTTACATCAATAAAAGTTCTGCTGGCCGACGATGATGATTCAACACGCAATGTTGTGTGTGCGTTGTTAAGGAATTGTGGTTATGAAG TCACTGCTGTTTCCAATGGTCTCCAAGCGTGGCAAACTCTAGAAGATCCAGAAAATCGCATTGATCTTGTTCTAACAGAGGTATCTATGCCTTGTGTGTCTGGCATAAGTCTTTTGTGCAAGATCATGAGCCACGTATCTCTGAAGAATATTCCTGTGATTA TGATGTCTTCTCACGATTCTATGGGTATAGTCTTTAAGTGCTTGTCAAAAGGTGCAGCTGATTTTTTAGTGAAACCTATCCGGAGGAATGAACTTAAAAACATCTGGCAACATGTTTGGAGAAGATGCCATAGT TCTAGTGATAGTGGGAGTGAAAGTGGGACAAACACCCGgaaatttgcaaagtcaagAAGCATTTGTGCATATGACAACAATAGTGGTAGCAATGATGAGAATGATTATGGAAGCAGAGGCTTGAGTACTCGAGATGGAAGTGACAAAGGAAGCGGAACTCAG AGTTCATGGACTACAAATCTAGCTCAATCTCATGATACTCCTGATAGCACGTGTGCCCAAGTGGTGTACACAAAGCCTGAAAACAGTAGCAGTGTGCAGATCCATGCCACAGAAAAAGAGTGCCATGAACCAATTGATCATCCTG ATGAGATTGCAATGGGTAAAGATTTAGCAATGGGAATATCTTTGAACATGCAAGAAGGCCATCCACTTAAGAAACTGTCTAACAATCCAATGCATAAAGGGGTTAATAAGATGTCTGATATCGATGGTATGCAGCTCATTAAAGGACAGAGTAATGTCTGTGACAAAGTACAACCGGAGGATGACAGTGATAAAACCAGGATGCAGGAAAATCAAACTATGAATGTTGGTGTTACTGATAGCAGCAGTCCACAGGCTGAAAGCAGAGGTTTGAACACTTCAAACGGTTTTTCTGGTTTTGCCAAAACAAAAGCAAGTTGTTGCTTCGAACAGCATCCATCGCTTGACCTAACATTAAAAAGGATGGGAGAAGTAAAAGATGCTGAACTTGTCACAGGTGATGAAAGTAATGTTTTAAGACATTCAGATCTGTCAGCATTCTCCAA ATATAATACAACTTCTGCTTACCAG GCTCAAACTGGAAATGTAGGAAGCTGTTCCCCGCTAGACAATAGCTCAGTTGCACCTAATACAGAGACAATACAGAACTTCACATCTCATTCAAATGCCACTCCTCCAAATCAACAGTCTAATGGGAGCAACAACATCAGTGACCTGGCTTACACTAATATATATCTTAGCACCAAACATGAAAATTTTGACATGAAACCCGAGTCTGCCAGAGGGATTGGCTCTTTTATTTATTCTGAACACCAAACCGTGCAAAATAACAGTATCTCTGCATCTCAGAAGAAGACTTCTTCCCAGGAAGAATGTGCCGGAATCATTAAAGGACAGGTAGGAGGCTCTGAACCAGGATTCCAAGTTGAGCACACTCACCATCAACTTCAACATTGTAATCGCATCGCTCACAAGGCTGCAGAAGATCTCCAATCAGTTCATGATCTCTTACATAAAAGCACGGCCAAATTTGCTCAGCAATGTATGTCATCAAATGTGTTTGGAGGGCCAGAAGAAGGTAATGCTGCTGCAAACTATGGCTTGGATGGAAGTGCAGCTGAGAGTGATCATGGGAGCAATGGACAGGGTGGAAGCAACACTTTGACTGTCAGAATGACAAATGTGGAAAATGGTGATGCAGGAGCTGGGAGCTTTGGAGTTGGTGGCATTGATAAAATAAACATTGGAAGTGTGTCATATGAAGAACGAATTGCATTGAGAGAGGCTGCCTTGACAAAATTTCGactaaagagaaaagaaagatgCTTTGAGAAGAAG GTCTGA